A part of Candidatus Hydrogenedentota bacterium genomic DNA contains:
- a CDS encoding ATP-dependent RecD-like DNA helicase, producing MVEGVVDRIVYESAETGFFVARLRDKKTRDLVTFVGNVAAVSAGETIRIWGRWVNDPKFGRQLRMERYEIVLPNTVHGIEKYLGSGLIPGIGPEFAKRLVKAFGVDTLRVISEEPKRLQTVQGIGRKRAAQLCDAWQRQKAIQSIMLFLQGHGIGVNQAVRIYKRYGDKAVAVLRENPYRLAQDISGIAFKSADKIAEQLGVARNAPQRIEAGILYLLDRAGDSGHVFERAETLVQEAGELLGVEEGAEVFERALAVLVAREQVVREDDAVFLRRLWHAESDCAYLLRRLIATPGAQLVIQTDKAIQWVETTHSIRLSDEQRDAISTAIREKVLVITGGPGTGKTTVLNGILAIFHAKNVSMELAAPTGRAAKRMEAATGREARTIHRLLEYSPKEGGFQRNAARPLDADLIVIDEASMVDITLMQSLLLAIPKQARLILVGDVDQLPSVGPGNVLLDVIASQAVPVVWLKTVFRQAAQSGIIANAHRINKGQMPEFNTTDFFLVQRKDPVKALETVVHLVTERMPAKFGFDPKRDVQVLAPMRRGEAGVTRLNEALQQALNPGAVPIQHRLFGCGDKVMQLSNNYELDVFNGDAGIVAVVDDELREVQIAYDDRAVLYGFDDLDEVGLAYASTVHKAQGSEYPAVVMPVLTEHFLLLQRNILYTAVTRASKLVVIVGDPKAVALAVRNTKQTRRNTRLADRLSNRA from the coding sequence ATGGTCGAGGGCGTGGTGGACCGCATTGTCTATGAGAGCGCCGAGACGGGTTTTTTCGTGGCGCGTCTGCGCGACAAGAAGACACGCGACCTGGTGACGTTTGTGGGGAACGTCGCGGCGGTATCGGCGGGCGAGACCATCCGCATCTGGGGCCGGTGGGTGAACGATCCGAAATTCGGGCGGCAGCTCCGCATGGAGCGTTACGAGATCGTTCTGCCCAACACGGTGCACGGCATCGAGAAATACCTGGGCTCGGGGCTGATTCCGGGGATCGGGCCCGAATTCGCGAAACGGCTGGTGAAAGCTTTCGGCGTCGACACCTTGCGGGTCATCAGCGAGGAGCCCAAACGGCTGCAGACCGTTCAGGGCATCGGGCGCAAACGCGCGGCGCAGCTCTGCGACGCCTGGCAGCGGCAGAAGGCGATCCAGTCGATCATGCTGTTTCTGCAGGGTCACGGCATCGGCGTGAACCAGGCCGTTCGCATTTACAAACGTTACGGCGACAAGGCCGTGGCTGTCTTGCGTGAAAACCCGTACCGCCTGGCCCAGGACATCTCAGGCATCGCCTTCAAGAGCGCCGACAAGATTGCAGAGCAATTGGGAGTGGCGCGGAACGCCCCGCAGCGCATCGAAGCGGGGATCCTTTACCTCCTGGACCGGGCGGGCGATTCGGGCCACGTCTTCGAGCGGGCCGAAACCCTCGTGCAGGAGGCCGGCGAACTCCTCGGGGTCGAGGAGGGGGCCGAAGTATTCGAGAGGGCCCTGGCGGTACTAGTCGCCCGCGAGCAGGTCGTGCGCGAGGATGACGCGGTCTTTCTCCGGCGTCTGTGGCACGCCGAATCGGACTGCGCCTACCTGCTCAGGCGTCTGATCGCGACGCCGGGCGCGCAGCTGGTCATCCAGACCGACAAGGCCATCCAGTGGGTCGAGACAACCCATTCGATCCGGTTGTCGGACGAACAGCGCGACGCGATCAGCACCGCCATTCGTGAAAAGGTGCTGGTCATCACGGGCGGCCCCGGCACGGGCAAGACCACGGTGCTCAACGGCATTCTTGCCATATTCCATGCGAAGAATGTGTCGATGGAACTGGCCGCGCCGACGGGCCGCGCGGCCAAGCGCATGGAAGCCGCGACGGGGCGCGAAGCCCGCACCATCCACCGCCTGCTCGAATACAGCCCGAAGGAGGGCGGGTTTCAACGCAACGCGGCCAGGCCTCTCGATGCCGATCTGATCGTGATTGACGAAGCTTCAATGGTCGACATTACCCTGATGCAGAGCCTGTTGCTCGCGATCCCCAAGCAAGCCCGGCTCATTCTCGTGGGCGACGTGGATCAGCTCCCGTCAGTGGGGCCGGGCAACGTGTTGCTTGACGTTATCGCCAGCCAGGCCGTCCCGGTGGTTTGGCTGAAAACGGTATTCCGCCAGGCGGCCCAAAGCGGCATCATCGCCAACGCCCACCGCATCAACAAAGGCCAAATGCCCGAGTTCAACACCACGGATTTCTTCCTGGTTCAGCGCAAAGACCCGGTCAAGGCGCTGGAAACGGTGGTGCACCTGGTCACCGAGCGCATGCCGGCGAAATTCGGGTTCGACCCGAAACGGGACGTACAAGTGCTGGCGCCGATGCGGCGGGGCGAGGCCGGCGTTACCCGTCTCAACGAAGCCCTGCAGCAAGCCTTGAACCCCGGCGCCGTCCCCATACAACACCGTCTCTTCGGCTGCGGCGACAAGGTGATGCAGCTTTCCAACAACTATGAATTGGACGTGTTCAACGGCGACGCAGGCATTGTTGCCGTCGTAGACGACGAACTGCGCGAGGTCCAGATAGCGTACGATGACCGGGCGGTGTTATACGGTTTCGATGACCTCGATGAGGTGGGGCTTGCCTATGCCAGCACGGTGCACAAAGCCCAGGGCAGCGAATACCCCGCGGTGGTCATGCCGGTGCTGACCGAGCACTTTTTGCTGCTCCAGCGCAATATCCTGTACACGGCCGTCACGCGCGCCAGCAAGCTCGTGGTCATCGTGGGCGACCCGAAAGCCGTCGCGCTGGCTGTGCGCAATACCAAACAAACCCGGCGAAACACGCGCCTCGCCGACCGGCTGTCCAACCGCGC
- the pspA gene encoding phage shock protein PspA — MGIFSRVADIISSNINAMLDKAEDPEKLIRLMIREMEDTLIEIKASCAGAMAQNKKIAREIEDVRASESRWAGRAQLAVEKGRDDLAREALVEKRRYTQRIETLEQEQAHCQALVEQYQADIIQLEDKLAVAREKERVLVQRHVHAQHKKRAQQSIRKVDYSSAVARFENFESKIDRMEADADLVNFGRKPSLEEEIDSLATDEDLEAELDALKSSGADTKKKKDQAE, encoded by the coding sequence ATGGGCATCTTTTCACGCGTTGCCGACATCATCAGCTCGAACATCAACGCCATGCTCGACAAGGCGGAAGACCCCGAAAAGCTGATTCGCCTGATGATTCGGGAGATGGAGGACACCCTCATCGAGATCAAGGCGTCGTGCGCCGGCGCCATGGCCCAGAACAAGAAGATCGCGCGCGAAATCGAGGACGTCCGCGCGAGCGAATCCCGCTGGGCCGGCCGCGCTCAGCTCGCGGTCGAAAAGGGCCGCGACGACCTCGCCCGGGAAGCCCTCGTCGAGAAACGCCGCTACACACAGCGCATCGAGACGCTCGAGCAAGAGCAGGCACATTGCCAGGCATTGGTCGAACAATACCAGGCTGATATAATTCAGCTTGAGGACAAGCTGGCTGTGGCGCGCGAAAAGGAGCGCGTCCTGGTGCAGCGTCACGTCCACGCGCAACACAAGAAACGCGCGCAGCAAAGCATCCGCAAGGTCGACTACAGCAGCGCGGTCGCGCGGTTCGAGAACTTCGAGTCCAAGATAGACCGTATGGAAGCCGACGCGGACCTGGTTAATTTCGGCCGGAAACCCAGCCTCGAAGAAGAGATCGACAGTCTGGCAACCGACGAAGACCTCGAGGCCGAGCTGGACGCCCTGAAATCGTCCGGTGCGGACACGAAGAAGAAAAAGGACCAGGCCGAATAA
- a CDS encoding DUF2225 domain-containing protein: MPSKQSPFVHKAIACPACHTKTEHRFFRQRVFLAEEAEPDQHVIRYKWASGDVQRVNPLYYALYFCPQCFYADVAEEFGKPFESESGMAAVKAFTKAISKDTLLQLVGEHIDYEDIDFEVALRLHFMAILIQSLVEKELQDPYKLARLYLRLAWLYREQQHGLPQGIDEPRTDAVNAPAVREETSAAPELLAAADAMQKACGQFDAHWRALERLANQRARELSGTASAAPHNPYPYCIETLMSAYEQLGQGLQELRDLAVRDVSGLLHDAREDAILAQSPNKPNEPGTPSRRRAHFLPHAVFMERLAQLWKEAPLNEQDALTQALEQFRRALANDLRLENPQSRLKISSLVVELQMRQGDFRGALEVTRQLHRLAMTSRQNLQAQLREEDITESDARRIHNLIQKTTLTLENAADLREDIIRRMVIADMPRIRKAFATLSARARLKDFEDALTSHGVAKEIITYLKKRNMQLPAV; encoded by the coding sequence ATGCCATCTAAACAGTCGCCGTTCGTTCACAAAGCTATCGCCTGTCCGGCGTGCCACACCAAGACCGAGCACCGCTTTTTCCGCCAGCGCGTCTTCCTGGCGGAAGAAGCTGAGCCCGACCAGCACGTCATACGGTACAAATGGGCCAGCGGCGACGTGCAGCGCGTGAACCCCCTCTACTACGCCCTGTATTTCTGCCCCCAATGCTTCTACGCCGACGTGGCCGAGGAATTTGGCAAGCCGTTTGAATCCGAATCGGGCATGGCGGCGGTCAAGGCATTCACCAAGGCGATTTCCAAAGACACGCTTCTCCAGTTGGTCGGCGAACACATAGATTACGAAGACATCGATTTCGAAGTAGCCCTGCGCCTTCATTTCATGGCCATCTTGATCCAGTCGCTGGTCGAGAAGGAGTTGCAGGATCCCTACAAATTGGCGCGGCTCTACCTGCGTCTCGCCTGGCTGTACCGCGAACAGCAGCACGGGCTGCCCCAAGGCATCGATGAACCCCGTACGGATGCCGTAAACGCACCGGCTGTCCGCGAAGAAACAAGCGCCGCGCCGGAACTGCTCGCAGCGGCCGACGCCATGCAGAAAGCCTGCGGCCAGTTCGACGCGCATTGGCGCGCCCTCGAACGCCTGGCCAATCAAAGGGCGCGCGAACTGTCCGGTACAGCCTCCGCGGCCCCGCATAATCCGTACCCATACTGCATCGAAACCCTCATGTCGGCCTACGAACAACTCGGCCAAGGCCTCCAGGAGCTGCGCGACCTGGCAGTCCGCGACGTTTCAGGATTGCTCCACGATGCCCGCGAAGACGCCATCTTGGCCCAATCCCCAAATAAACCGAATGAACCGGGCACACCCTCGCGGCGGCGCGCCCATTTTCTGCCCCATGCGGTGTTTATGGAGCGCTTGGCCCAATTGTGGAAGGAGGCGCCCCTCAACGAACAGGACGCCCTGACCCAGGCCCTCGAGCAGTTTCGCCGGGCGCTCGCGAACGACTTGCGGCTCGAGAACCCACAGAGCCGCCTCAAGATCTCCTCGCTCGTGGTCGAACTCCAAATGCGCCAGGGGGATTTCAGGGGCGCCCTCGAAGTGACGCGCCAATTGCACCGTCTCGCCATGACCTCCAGACAGAACCTCCAGGCCCAGCTCCGCGAAGAAGACATTACGGAAAGCGATGCGCGCCGCATCCACAACCTCATCCAGAAAACGACCTTAACCCTCGAGAACGCCGCGGACCTGCGAGAGGATATCATCCGCCGGATGGTCATAGCCGACATGCCAAGGATTCGAAAAGCGTTCGCCACACTCTCCGCCAGAGCCCGGCTGAAGGATTTCGAGGACGCCCTCACTTCGCACGGCGTCGCAAAGGAAATCATTACCTATCTTAAGAAACGCAACATGCAGCTGCCCGCCGTGTGA
- the ruvC gene encoding crossover junction endodeoxyribonuclease RuvC: protein MRVLGFDPGTATTGYGVVEGKGSRLKHIAHGTITTPAGMHFAERLRIVHQEATALFEQYAPDAVAIEKLYFARNVTTGLKVAEARGVIALAAAHSHRPIGEFSPLEVKNAVVGYGKATKQQVQEMVRRLLNLDAPPRPDDAADALALAICQIHAGRMSNAIRG from the coding sequence ATGCGCGTCTTAGGCTTCGACCCCGGCACCGCGACAACCGGCTACGGCGTAGTCGAGGGTAAGGGGAGCCGCCTCAAACACATCGCCCACGGCACGATCACTACCCCCGCGGGCATGCACTTCGCCGAGCGGCTCCGTATTGTCCATCAAGAGGCAACCGCGTTGTTCGAGCAATACGCCCCCGACGCAGTGGCCATCGAAAAGCTGTATTTCGCCCGCAACGTGACCACGGGTCTCAAGGTAGCCGAGGCGCGCGGCGTCATTGCCCTCGCCGCGGCCCATTCGCACCGGCCCATAGGCGAGTTTTCCCCCCTCGAGGTCAAGAACGCCGTGGTCGGATACGGCAAGGCCACGAAACAGCAGGTGCAGGAAATGGTCAGGCGCCTGCTCAATCTCGATGCCCCGCCCCGCCCGGACGACGCCGCCGATGCCCTGGCTCTGGCCATCTGCCAGATCCACGCCGGCCGAATGTCCAACGCTATACGAGGCTGA
- a CDS encoding sugar isomerase encodes MQPALAYHLYKPREQTSWRPWGGFHSEADINAEVNRIEKELQALSSKAEFPVTFKPVAHVRNEAEAAALCGQPADVMLIYGANSGGETIEKLISPDRHNLVFVRHKSGPVYLWYETTHCRLLRKTVDEYGQPGLDPSDVVVDEYGDVLWRLRSLYALNNTVGSRIVCIGGASGWGAGGQKAPELAANLWKMDLVNVTYEDLGARLQAARADAERVQRCEAEAAAYLKTPGTHLKTDAGFVSRAFLLTEVFEDIMAEAKAQAITVNSCMGTIMPISETTACLPLSLLNDAGAMAFCESDFVVIPSGVLLHHIASMPVFLQDPTYPHHGVITLAHCTAPRKMDGKNLEEAYILTHFESDYGAAPKVNMRIGETVTVIDPDFEDQRWIGFRGTIQDNPFLDICRSQVDVAIEGDCDRLARDMRGFHWMLSYGDHLKETGYALRKVGIGWYNLSADKTIEA; translated from the coding sequence GTGCAGCCTGCGCTAGCCTATCACCTCTATAAACCCCGCGAGCAGACCAGTTGGCGGCCTTGGGGAGGATTTCACAGCGAGGCCGACATCAACGCCGAGGTGAATCGGATCGAAAAGGAACTGCAGGCCCTCTCGAGCAAGGCCGAGTTTCCCGTGACCTTCAAGCCCGTGGCTCATGTGCGCAACGAGGCCGAAGCGGCCGCGCTATGCGGCCAGCCGGCCGACGTCATGCTGATCTACGGCGCCAATTCCGGCGGCGAAACCATCGAGAAACTCATCTCGCCCGACCGGCATAACCTCGTGTTCGTGCGCCACAAGTCCGGTCCCGTGTACCTGTGGTACGAGACTACCCATTGCCGCCTGTTGCGCAAGACCGTCGACGAATACGGCCAGCCAGGCCTCGACCCTTCCGACGTGGTCGTGGACGAGTATGGCGACGTGCTCTGGCGGTTGCGTTCCCTTTATGCGCTCAACAACACGGTTGGGTCCCGCATTGTCTGCATCGGGGGGGCCAGCGGCTGGGGCGCCGGCGGCCAGAAAGCCCCGGAGCTCGCCGCAAACCTGTGGAAGATGGACCTGGTAAATGTGACGTATGAAGACTTGGGGGCGCGTCTCCAAGCCGCGCGGGCCGACGCCGAGCGCGTGCAACGATGCGAAGCGGAAGCCGCCGCATACCTCAAGACTCCCGGCACGCATCTGAAGACCGACGCGGGATTCGTCAGCCGCGCTTTTCTGTTGACGGAGGTGTTCGAGGACATCATGGCCGAGGCGAAAGCGCAGGCGATTACCGTGAACAGCTGCATGGGCACCATCATGCCCATATCCGAGACGACCGCCTGCCTGCCCCTGAGCCTTCTTAACGATGCGGGCGCGATGGCGTTCTGCGAATCGGATTTCGTGGTGATCCCATCGGGCGTGCTGCTTCACCACATCGCCTCGATGCCGGTGTTTCTCCAGGATCCGACCTATCCCCATCATGGCGTGATTACCCTTGCTCACTGCACCGCACCGCGCAAGATGGATGGCAAGAATCTCGAGGAAGCCTATATTCTGACCCATTTCGAGTCGGATTACGGCGCGGCGCCCAAGGTCAACATGCGCATTGGCGAGACGGTTACCGTCATCGATCCTGATTTCGAAGACCAGCGCTGGATCGGGTTCCGCGGCACGATTCAGGACAATCCGTTCCTCGATATCTGCCGGTCCCAGGTTGACGTGGCCATCGAGGGCGATTGCGACCGGCTCGCGCGCGACATGCGGGGGTTCCACTGGATGCTGTCTTACGGGGACCATCTCAAAGAGACCGGCTACGCGCTGCGCAAGGTCGGCATCGGCTGGTACAACCTCTCCGCCGACAAGACCATCGAGGCGTAG
- a CDS encoding PspC domain-containing protein, producing the protein MDRAHETRWQDAEAWFAQAAAGIGNSFGRGTARTGRSTMSRHYEPQTRGIYRSRNGVIFGVCQGFAEYLDVSVFWTRVIAVLLFFFTGIWPVLGLYILAALLMKP; encoded by the coding sequence ATGGACCGCGCCCACGAAACCCGATGGCAAGACGCCGAGGCCTGGTTCGCACAGGCCGCGGCGGGCATTGGCAACAGCTTTGGCCGGGGCACGGCACGCACGGGGAGATCGACAATGAGCCGCCACTACGAACCCCAAACCAGAGGCATCTACCGGTCGCGCAACGGCGTCATATTCGGAGTATGCCAGGGTTTCGCCGAATACCTTGATGTGTCGGTATTCTGGACCCGCGTCATCGCGGTGCTGCTGTTCTTCTTCACCGGCATCTGGCCCGTGCTCGGACTGTATATCCTGGCCGCGCTCCTGATGAAACC
- a CDS encoding YebC/PmpR family DNA-binding transcriptional regulator, whose product MSGHSKWSTIKRKKGALDAKRGKIFSRLAKEISVAAKTGGGDADTNPRLRTVLLAARAENMPKDNIDRAIKKGTGELPGVVYEEARYEGYGPSGVALIIDVLTDNRNRTVSEVRHLLTRYGGSMAENGSVVWNFEQKGNISVARGKMTEEEIFEKAIDAGAEDVDTDSEDVFVITTNPHDLHAVSAALEAMGLPAKSAELTMHPKTTIRVEGSAASSVLKLMEALEDQDDVQNVFANFDIPDEAMAAALEE is encoded by the coding sequence ATGTCCGGTCATTCCAAATGGAGCACAATCAAGCGCAAGAAGGGCGCTCTGGACGCTAAACGCGGCAAGATCTTCTCCCGTTTGGCGAAGGAAATCAGCGTTGCGGCTAAGACGGGCGGCGGCGATGCCGACACGAATCCGCGGCTGCGTACGGTCCTGTTGGCGGCAAGGGCCGAGAATATGCCCAAAGACAACATCGACCGCGCTATCAAGAAGGGCACGGGCGAACTCCCAGGCGTGGTGTACGAGGAGGCCCGCTATGAGGGCTACGGGCCCAGCGGAGTCGCCTTGATCATCGACGTGCTCACCGACAACAGGAACCGGACGGTGTCTGAGGTCCGGCATTTGCTCACCCGGTACGGCGGCTCGATGGCCGAGAACGGTTCCGTCGTGTGGAATTTCGAGCAGAAAGGCAACATCTCCGTTGCCCGGGGCAAGATGACCGAGGAGGAGATCTTCGAGAAGGCCATCGATGCGGGCGCGGAAGATGTCGATACCGACAGCGAAGACGTGTTTGTCATCACTACCAACCCCCACGACCTTCACGCCGTGTCGGCCGCGCTCGAAGCGATGGGATTGCCCGCGAAGAGCGCCGAACTCACCATGCACCCCAAAACCACCATTCGGGTGGAAGGCAGCGCCGCTTCGTCCGTGCTGAAACTCATGGAGGCCCTCGAGGATCAGGACGACGTGCAGAACGTCTTTGCCAATTTCGATATTCCGGACGAGGCCATGGCGGCGGCTCTCGAGGAGTAA
- a CDS encoding PAS domain S-box protein, with translation MKGWWGICAILTAGVFLFSASYYPNYYLDNELWGDFFEFFGTGLLVLGACIAARKLIPNSLTLYFLYVGALCLTFARFVDFSYEITAIETWPLVGGTGFGSELTPRITENAGYISILLAFLALLREATTLHVHLEQEHQRLKELHHRSVFLARVADMSAEAVFGCDRNGVIRTWNRGARALFEYAPEEAIGMPLGGLFTEGGERLSSISCELMDHGGPLLDVELPACTKSGRQFPASASISMVSQDDGAILGFSIVVHDIQARKEAERKLTRSRDMLASALHNAEVGMFIVDRDLELLAINPRMEDIAGGEVTDFDTLRDACGRILEPQVQFVERITKDVLERARPIEFRNLIMHRRDHTERICNVAVSPMFDDNGGVNGAVCIVVDVTEREALQARLIESQKMESLGRLAGGIAHDFNNILGGILGYASLMRETAQPESDFQRYAQAIEGAASRAAELTQQLLAFARGKKSEEQEVNLNAVIDETLSLLSLAIDPNIEVRFDAAPDLASAKVDLSQINQLLMNLLINARDAIRERGFIRVTTGNIDIDEAARARLSLDRPGPYVRVTIEDNGSGMPAEVVRHIFEPFFSTKTNTQGYGLGLSVVYGVVEAHGGGIYVDSQEGKGTRIDVYLPASDNVRKSIPEKSPPPRVHARKEHNRETVLIVDDEVFMQSLLRDLLEAEGYTVLSADTGEQSTEVFREHQQDIALVIMDLLMPGMGGAAAIRLLREIVPNLPCIISSGYGTDTIEPAMQHDERIRFVPKPYKAMDMVAAVRDLLDTCAQVIS, from the coding sequence ATGAAGGGCTGGTGGGGCATTTGCGCCATCTTGACCGCTGGCGTGTTTCTTTTTAGCGCCTCGTATTATCCCAACTACTACTTGGATAACGAGTTGTGGGGCGACTTCTTTGAGTTTTTCGGAACCGGCCTCCTCGTGCTTGGCGCGTGCATCGCCGCGCGAAAACTCATTCCAAATTCCCTTACCCTCTACTTCTTATATGTAGGCGCGTTATGCTTGACTTTCGCACGTTTCGTAGATTTCAGCTACGAGATCACTGCCATTGAAACGTGGCCCCTGGTAGGAGGCACCGGGTTCGGCAGCGAACTCACGCCCCGTATCACCGAGAACGCCGGATATATCTCCATCCTCTTGGCCTTCCTGGCGCTCTTGCGCGAGGCAACCACGCTCCATGTTCATCTCGAACAGGAGCATCAGCGCCTGAAAGAACTGCATCATCGCAGCGTCTTTCTGGCCCGCGTGGCTGATATGTCCGCCGAGGCCGTGTTCGGGTGCGACCGCAACGGCGTCATCCGCACCTGGAATCGCGGCGCGCGGGCTCTCTTCGAGTATGCCCCGGAGGAAGCCATCGGGATGCCCCTGGGTGGGCTCTTCACCGAAGGCGGAGAACGGCTGTCGTCGATCTCGTGCGAGCTGATGGACCACGGCGGACCGCTGCTCGATGTCGAGTTGCCCGCATGCACCAAGTCCGGCCGGCAGTTCCCGGCCAGTGCCTCCATCTCCATGGTATCCCAGGACGACGGCGCCATTCTCGGGTTCAGCATCGTGGTGCACGACATCCAGGCACGCAAAGAAGCCGAGCGGAAACTGACGCGTTCGCGCGACATGCTCGCCAGCGCGCTTCATAACGCCGAAGTCGGAATGTTTATCGTAGACCGCGACCTCGAACTGCTTGCCATAAATCCCCGCATGGAAGATATCGCGGGCGGCGAGGTCACGGATTTTGACACCCTCCGCGATGCCTGCGGACGCATTCTCGAACCCCAAGTGCAATTCGTCGAGCGAATAACCAAAGACGTTCTCGAACGCGCAAGGCCAATAGAATTTCGAAACCTCATCATGCACCGGCGCGACCACACCGAACGCATCTGCAACGTCGCCGTTTCCCCCATGTTCGATGATAACGGCGGGGTCAACGGCGCCGTGTGCATCGTTGTCGACGTGACCGAGCGCGAAGCGTTGCAGGCGCGGCTGATCGAATCCCAGAAAATGGAAAGCCTGGGCCGTCTCGCGGGCGGCATTGCCCACGACTTCAACAACATCCTTGGCGGCATCCTCGGGTACGCATCCCTCATGCGCGAGACCGCCCAACCCGAGTCGGATTTCCAGCGGTACGCCCAGGCCATAGAAGGCGCCGCATCGCGTGCCGCCGAACTCACCCAGCAACTCCTGGCGTTCGCACGCGGCAAGAAGTCCGAAGAGCAGGAGGTTAACCTCAACGCCGTCATCGATGAAACGCTGTCCCTCTTGTCGCTGGCCATCGACCCCAACATCGAAGTGCGGTTTGACGCCGCACCCGACCTCGCCTCGGCCAAGGTCGACCTGAGCCAGATCAACCAGTTGCTTATGAACCTTCTCATCAATGCCCGGGACGCCATACGCGAACGAGGCTTCATTCGCGTAACCACCGGCAATATCGACATCGACGAAGCCGCACGGGCGCGCCTCAGCCTTGACCGGCCCGGGCCATACGTCCGCGTGACCATCGAGGACAACGGCTCCGGAATGCCCGCCGAGGTCGTCCGCCATATCTTTGAACCCTTCTTCTCCACCAAGACCAACACCCAGGGATACGGTCTGGGCCTCTCTGTCGTCTACGGCGTCGTAGAGGCGCACGGCGGCGGCATCTACGTCGATTCCCAAGAGGGCAAGGGCACGCGAATCGACGTCTACCTCCCTGCGTCCGACAACGTCCGGAAAAGCATCCCCGAAAAAAGCCCGCCGCCTCGAGTCCATGCCAGAAAAGAACACAACCGCGAAACCGTCCTCATCGTCGACGACGAGGTCTTCATGCAAAGCCTCCTGCGCGACCTGCTCGAGGCGGAAGGGTACACCGTGCTCTCAGCGGATACCGGCGAACAGAGCACGGAGGTCTTCCGCGAACACCAGCAGGATATCGCCCTCGTAATCATGGACCTGCTCATGCCCGGCATGGGCGGCGCCGCGGCCATCAGGTTGCTCCGCGAAATCGTTCCCAACCTCCCCTGCATTATCTCGAGCGGCTACGGCACCGACACCATAGAACCCGCCATGCAGCACGACGAACGCATCCGATTCGTCCCCAAACCTTACAAGGCCATGGATATGGTCGCCGCCGTCCGCGACCTCCTCGACACGTGCGCGCAGGTCATCTCCTGA
- a CDS encoding shikimate kinase, protein MRDGETERDNNIVLIGMPGVGKSTVGVLLAKALSRDFTDTDLYIQSRECRRLQDILDGHGRDIFLTLEERYILTLDCRGHVIATGGSVVYSEPAMDHLADAGIIVHLDLPFDQLERRINNLPTRGVVMASDQTLRTLYDERQPLYRHYADVAVPCEGRGHDEVVLAITSRLREAGFPI, encoded by the coding sequence ATGCGAGACGGCGAGACGGAACGCGACAACAACATCGTGCTGATCGGCATGCCGGGGGTGGGTAAGAGCACTGTCGGCGTGCTGCTCGCCAAGGCCCTGTCGCGCGACTTCACCGATACCGACCTCTACATCCAATCGCGGGAATGCCGCCGGCTGCAGGACATTCTCGACGGGCACGGCCGCGACATCTTCCTGACGCTCGAGGAGCGATACATCCTCACGCTCGATTGCCGGGGCCACGTGATAGCGACCGGCGGCAGTGTGGTGTATAGCGAACCTGCCATGGACCATCTTGCTGACGCAGGCATCATCGTGCATCTCGACCTGCCATTCGACCAGCTCGAACGGCGCATCAACAACCTCCCCACCCGGGGCGTGGTCATGGCGTCGGACCAGACCCTGCGCACCCTGTACGACGAACGCCAGCCCCTATACCGCCATTACGCCGACGTCGCCGTGCCCTGCGAAGGAAGAGGCCACGATGAAGTGGTCCTGGCGATTACCAGCCGCCTGCGCGAAGCAGGGTTTCCCATC